A window from Solanum stenotomum isolate F172 chromosome 7, ASM1918654v1, whole genome shotgun sequence encodes these proteins:
- the LOC125871376 gene encoding thioredoxin-like protein AAED1, chloroplastic produces MAISLNSGLTVAVSRSIRQTPLHNVNLTTNPFSFNCNFSLTPIFSAISASHRSSSVIYSSTGTETPVVSEDTINVLDDVQVFDLNGQGVPISDLWKDRKAVVAFARHFGCVLCRIRADYLAAEKDKMDAAGVALVLIGPGSVDQARKFYEQTKFKGEVYADPSYRSYEALRFVSGITTTFTPGAGLKIIQAYMEGYRQDWELSFEKDTRTRGGWRQGGIIVAGPGKNNITYIHKDKEAGDDPDIKEILNACCVQG; encoded by the exons ATGGCGATTTCTCTCAATTCTGGCCTTACTGTTGCAGTTAGCAGAAGTATTCGTCAAACCCCACTTCACAATGTTAATTTGACAACAAACCCATTTAGTTTTAACTGCAATTTCAGCTTAACCCCCATTTTTTCAGCCATTTCTGCCTCCCACAGGTCCTCCTCTGTTATCTACAGCTCCACAG GAACTGAGACTCCAGTGGTGAGTGAGGACACCATCAATGTGTTGGACGATGTTCAAGTATTTGATCTGAATGGACAAGGAGTACCTATTTCGGATCTGTGGAAAGATAGGAAAGCAGTTGTCGCCTTTGCTCGTCATTTTGG ATGTGTCCTTTGTCGCATAAGAGCTGATTATCTTGCAGCTGAGAAG GATAAGATGGATGCAGCTGGAGTTGCACTTGTTTTGATTGGACCTGGTAGTGTTGATCAG GCCAGAAAATTCTATGAGCAAACAAAGTTTAAAGGAG AGGTTTATGCTGATCCAAGCTATAGGTCTTATGAGGCTCTGAGATTTGTGTCAGGCATTACAACTACATTCACTCCCGGG GCAGGTTTGAAAATAATACAGGCATACATGGAAGGCTATAGACAGGATTGGGAGCTTTCTTTTGAAAAGGACACCAGGACACGAGGTGGCTG GCGACAAGGAGGAATTATTGTTGCAGGTCCTGGTAAAAATAACATCACATACATACACAAG GACAAAGAAGCAGGTGATGATCCAGATATAAAAGAGATCTTGAATGCTTGTTGTGTACAAGGCTAA
- the LOC125871375 gene encoding probable F-box protein At4g22060: MADWAGLPHDLLVLIAKRVKVIEDYIAFGWVCNSWQTASTKDNFDVLSPQLPLLMLPDDDEKTYYREFYSLSKGKVSRKLYLPDAKGRDCFPTHHMGWLLTQSLDGEEVNLFNPFSATKIHLPNQFALRALQNPDDLIEGHEFYQHIKLATLSANPSFTSDYVLVISYNTDVNYLAYWLPGDINWTQFDMDERHGGVCNMTYYKGKFYLLTWGAEIWVVDVQSRDRRVESHLIDLNDNKDLFRHSIQYYLVGVNDALLFVAKFGRNRSNDNSAVDTFKCEVYELDEMKCKLKQIDNLGDSTIFLGLNGATFIDSTKFTRVIKPNHIYFTDDWIEQNLMSECGGGKDTGVYNLEDGNIEYFYPELSLSCICPPTWVIPSL; the protein is encoded by the coding sequence ATGGCGGACTGGGCAGGATTGCCCCATGACCTCCTTGTTCTGATTGCTAAGCGTGTTAAAGTGATTGAAGATTACATTGCTTTCGGTTGGGTTTGTAATTCATGGCAAACAGCTTCTACCAAGGACAATTTCGATGTGCTTTCTCCCCAACTTCCTTTGCTAATGCTCCCTGATGATGATGAAAAAACTTATTATCGAGAATTTTACTCTCTTTCCAAAGGTAAAGTCTCACGCAAATTATACCTCCCTGATGCTAAAGGGCGAGATTGTTTCCCAACTCATCACATGGGCTGGCTTCTCACCCAATCATTAGACGGAGAAGAGGTCAATTTGTTCAATCCTTTCTCCGCTACCAAAATTCATCTTCCTAACCAATTCGCGTTAAGAGCTTTGCAGAATCCTGACGACTTAATTGAAGGACATGAGTTCTATCAGCATATCAAACTGGCTACTTTATCTGCCAATCCTTCTTTTACATCTGATTATGTACTCGTAATTTCATACAACACTGATGTTAATTATTTGGCTTATTGGCTACCTGGAGATATCAATTGGACTCAATTTGACATGGATGAAAGACATGGTGGAGTCTGCAATATGACTTACTATAAGGGCAAATTTTATCTCCTTACTTGGGGAGCTGAAATCTGGGTTGTTGATGTCCAAAGTCGTGATCGACGCGTAGAGTCGCACTTGATTGATCTTAACGATAACAAGGACTTGTTTCGACATTCAATTCAGTACTATCTAGTTGGGGTAAACGATGCACTCTTATTTGTTGCCAAATTTGGTAGAAATCGCTCTAATGATAACAGTGCCGTGGACACTTTTAAATGTGAAGTATATGAATTAGATGAAATGAAGTGTAAATTGAAACAGATTGACAACTTGGgagattcaacaatttttttgggTCTTAATGGAGCAACTTTCATCGACTCCACTAAATTTACAAGAGTGATTAAGCCTAATCACATATATTTTACTGATGATTGGATTGAGCAGAACTTAATGTCGGAATGTGGTGGTGGAAAAGACACAGGAGTTTACAATCTTGAAGATGgaaatattgaatatttttatcctGAATTATCACTAAGTTGTATTTGCCCGCCAACTTGGGTAATACCATCATTGTGA
- the LOC125871152 gene encoding DNA topoisomerase 6 subunit A: protein MADKKKRRRAAHDSDSDSESRPFQSKLKPDSVILQTLKALKSSCSTTSKTLSLSDVGLSSTCREVADLPIDEVQSEIESLAFTIAKSILSGEGFSFSVPSRSAANQLYVSELDRIVLKDKSSARNFGNVSTVRKATITLRILQLVHQLCTSNIHVTKRDLFYTDVKLFQDQTQSDAVLDDVSCIVGCTRSSLNVVAAEKGVVVGRLIFSDNGDMIDCTKMGMGGKAIPPNIDRVGDMQSDALYILLVEKDAAFMRLSEDRFYNRFPCIIVTAKGQPDVATRLFLRKMKMELNLPVLALVDSDPYGLKILSVYGCGSKNMSYDSANLTTPDIKWLGIRPSDLDKYKIPEQCRLPMTEQDIKTGKDLLEEDFVKKNPAWVEELNLMVKTKQKAEIQALSSFGFQYLSEVYLPLKLQEQDWL from the coding sequence ATGGCCGACAAGAAGAAACGCCGGCGAGCAGCTCACGACTCCGATTCCGACTCCGAAAGCCGGCCTTTCCAATCCAAGCTCAAACCCGACTCCGTCATCCTCCAAACCCTAAAAGCACTCAAATCCTCCTGTTCCACCACTTCCAAAACCCTATCCCTCTCCGACGTCGGCCTCTCCTCCACCTGCCGTGAAGTCGCCGACCTCCCAATCGATGAGGTACAGTCCGAAATTGAATCGTTAGCGTTTACTATAGCTAAATCCATACTCTCCGGTGAAGGTTTCTCTTTCTCCGTCCCTTCCCGCTCCGCCGCTAACCAACTCTATGTCTCCGAGCTCGACCGCATTGTTCTCAAAGACAAATCATCGGCTCGCAACTTCGGCAATGTGTCTACTGTTCGTAAAGCAACAATTACTCTTAGAATCCTTCAGCTTGTTCATCAGCTTTGCACCAGTAACATTCATGTGACAAAGCGTGATCTTTTCTATACCGACGTTAAGCTGTTTCAGGATCAGACGCAATCTGATGCTGTATTAGATGATGTTTCTTGTATAGTTGGATGTACTAGGTCTAGTCTGAATGTGGTTGCAGCTGAGAAAGGAGTTGTAGTTGGCAGGTTGATTTTTAGTGATAATGGTGATATGATTGATTGTACGAAAATGGGAATGGGAGGGAAAGCTATACCTCCGAATATCGATAGAGTTGGTGACATGCAGAGTGATGCATTGTACATATTGTTAGTCGAAAAGGATGCTGCGTTTATGAGATTGTCTGAAGATCGGTTTTATAATAGATTTCCTTGTATAATTGTGACTGCAAAGGGTCAACCGGATGTGGCTACTAGGTTGTTTCTGAGGAAGATGAAGATGGAGTTGAATTTGCCGGTGCTTGCATTGGTGGATAGTGATCCTTATGGGTTGAAGATTTTGTCAGTGTATGGGTGTGGATCAAAGAATATGTCGTATGATAGCGCGAATCTGACTACACCGGATATCAAGTGGTTGGGTATTAGGCCGAGTGATTTGGACAAGTATAAGATACCAGAGCAATGTAGGTTGCCAATGACTGAACAGGATATTAAGACTGGGAAAGATTTGTTGGAGGAGGATTTTGTGAAGAAGAATCCGGCGTGGGTTGAGGAGTTGAATTTGATGGTGAAGACTAAGCAAAAGGCTGAGATTCAGGCGTTGAGTTCGTTTGGATTTCAGTATCTGTCTGAAGTATATTTGCCATTGAAGCTGCAAGAACAAGATTGGCTATGA